Below is a window of Perca fluviatilis chromosome 14, GENO_Pfluv_1.0, whole genome shotgun sequence DNA.
ccaTTTTTTGGATcatcattctcattttcattgaaacacaaataaaaatatactatagtcatgtagtgtgatttttgcaagaATCTGTActaaacaaagatgttttcctttagtctgtaggataggatttgtaggcccaggatgtctctgcagcaccacaatacttaattcagaatggttagACACATATATTGTGCCCCCTctgtgatttggatattgcactagtccatattgcgacaCTTTTTGCGTCGCTTTTTGAcgcaatgggagtgagaatgtattGGCACTGACCGGGTTTGTTGGAATGACTCTGTGGGGTATGCTGTCAGACCATGAGAATCCAGCATCAAAAGAGGGAGCGTTGTGACTGTGAGCCAACGGGCTCCACTGTCTGCTGTCAGTATCCAAAGATGGTTGGGTGAGCTGGTAGACAGGTGCAGGATGTACATAAACGTCTCTGTGGACGGCTGATGCTTCAGGTGCGAATGCAGGGTTTCCCAACCCTCCTAAAAATAGAACGACAAGGGTTTATTTACAAACATTTCACCAGAATAATTTCAGTATATGTTTGTACAATCATGCCAGGATGACCAAAACACAGATCAATACTGGCCTGCAAAGGCAGAGAACAGTAACTATGGAATCAAGttttaaaaatttttatttaaaaaaaagtaaaaagggtTTTAAGGTTTTCAGGCAGCTGGTGAACTGGCAGGCAGACAAAACGTTTTAATGCCctcatttgttttttcatacttTTTAGGCTGACTATTTTACCCCAGAAAATCATTGCCCCAGAACCTACATGATACCTGCAGATACTGCACTCTGCCTTTGCAATGCAAAGAGGGGAAATGCAGTAAGTACCAACAAAATGTGTTCCTTCTGCtttatgataaaaaaagaaagtaaagaaaCCCAATGTGATGTGTCCGTGTCAGTTTGTCTGACTACTATTAATATCAATATTGAAATATGTTAGAATATCGAAAATTACTTTACGATTGAATACATTTGAACATGTGATTTTTTTACCCTGTATACACAATTCCAAACTACAAATACAAAATTGTATCATTGCTTTTAAATGCaaaatgaagtgtgtgtgtgtgtgtgtgtgtgtgtgtgtgtgtgtgtgtgtgtgtgtgtgtgtgtgtgtgtgtgtgtgtgtgtgtgtgtgtgtgtgtgtgtgcgtcggcgtgcatgtgtgtgtgtttagtttatAATATTTTACAAACTCACCAGCATCATATGTGCCAGTGACGCTGTTGGCTCTGGACCACTCAAAGTCTTCAGCCATCCACTGATTcacctgtttgtttttaatgtctttattcctgcagacacagaggaaccagtcatgtttttgttatttcaaaAGATGTGCAGTAAATATACTTGACCATAAAGAGGGGGGTTAACAAGAGAAACAGCTTTGGAATGATGGTACCATTATTGGCCAATGTCTTTTGCACCAACTGTCTTCtgcacaaacatatatatatatatatatatatatatatatatatatatatatatatacataatgtaTAGCGTGCAAATGAATGAACAAGAGATTGATTGTTGCTGTTTATGAGTTccctaaaatataaaactgttttCTAAACAGATATCAGGGTCAGCTAATGTCATTCAGTTGTGCAGTAGTGATACAGTAGTGCACAGAATCCCCATGGTTACCACACATTGATCGCTCCCCGTGTGAAAAGCCCTTCATGGTGTAATGtttcatgatttttttcccaggtTGGAAAAATGTTTTAACGAGCAACCAGTAGTTTCTGTGTACAGCTTACAGTGATTCCTTGCGTTTGCTGATCATCAGGTATGCAGTTAAGACTCCCAGAGACACCAACAGGCAAGCAAGGGTCACACTTAACCCTATGTAGAAAGCAGTCCTCACTATAGGGTAGCTACAGTCATTGCCCAAGTACCAAGTGGAATCCACATTTAGGCACCTGGAAAAAAGCAGACAGAAGCAGAGATCAAAAAGTGGATTCAAAGACTAAAAAAGTGAATTTAGAGCCTAAAAAAGTGGATTCAGAGACTAATGCACACTAAGACAAAAAAATGGATAGTTAAAAATCAATGacagtaaaatgtttaaaacaaaataagtaTAAACACTAAAGCCATAGAAATTATAAGACACCAATAAAATAAGTATGAGTAATGATGGGACATCATGTGAAAACCAGACTGAATGAGTAGTTTAGTCTACATTTAAAGGTATCAATATTTCCAGCTCCCCTCAGATCCTCCAGCAGGCTGTTCCAACGTCTCGGTGCGTAGTGGAACAGCTAAAGAAGAAGAGCTGGAGGATCTGAGGGGCCCTTCTGGTTCCTAAACTAAAAGCATTCGTAAGAGGTAGTCCGGCTGTGTAGGGCCAGTGTAAAAATTGTATTAATTAACCCCTGCAATAACAGCACtgtctgtacagtatataaaaatgaATATGGAATTCCCTAAAGAATAACTGGGAGAAAGACTAACGGTTGGAATGTATGACCCTTTTTGGATAAAGACGTTTGGGTTTATCCATACAACTCAACTCTAAATAATACACCATTTCTCAACTTGGACCAAACAAGTATTAGTGCAAGGAAGTTTGAATGTTTTGTTGACTTGGTAAAGTTCATACATCTACAATAAACCAAACTGAAAgtactgtattgtatttattattaactTTCAGTTCTTGGGCAAAATTAAAGAAACTGACTGATAATGTCAATTTTTGCTTATTAACCATCCTTAATATTTAACTGTTGGCTTCATTTAGCGGATGACTTTATTATACACATCTTTTTTAAAGCATTGAACTGAGAGCTCAATCAACTTACTGGCAAAGAGGTCCAGTGCTACTGAACAGTCTGCAGATTCCCTTATTGTAGCATGTTTTAGGGCGTGGATGTAGACTGTTGCATACAGTCACACACGTGATGGCTCCATCAACAAGCACAGGTTTGTAGTATTCAACAGCATCTGAATCGCCCACAACACTTTTACATACAGCTGGTGAGAAGAACACAGACATAAAGAGTTCAGAAAGTTAACTGTCAATTGTAGCTTTGCCAAATGTGCATTTACACTCAGTGGCTACAGTTTCTTCATGCCTTCAGAAACACCTCACATTTTTAAAGGCCTCCATTCAAATAGGTGCTTATCGTGCCATATAgccatagggccctatcttgcactcagcgcaattgcctttgtacaccgacgcatgtatcattcctattttgcacccgatgcacagcggacttttccctccacagatgcacgtcggtaaattagggaatgtattactttgtgctattctgcagtttttacaagaaaaaaaaaaaaaaaaaaacaattccgccactgaccaggaaaaacctggtctaaagtcagtggcgctagtctaaagtcagtagccgttattcagatgctattttagggcgcatgcttggccataatgtagcgtgtgcacaacgcgcatacacttctctcatctacagcagttcccatttttgaaaaccatacataattacaaaggaaaatattactgaaaatgcgcttcatgtgtttggatagatcaggaggcacttacagtcctcaaaaagtcgcagcattctttgtggcttgttgtgttttacacatttccatgaatcatggatgtgttgatgacataaatgaggaaatattagaggacttaaggagacgtgatgttgaactacggtgggattggacactccggcggaatctggtccgggagtaatgcgcgatgcgctcctgatggagcgggtggacggagatggattggggggaagaggaaggggcacaacaggtgcaggtggtatgtttggaggcccacgctccattgctgcagcaatcctctccagacttgaggagatgcgcccgagtggccgcagcaacatcgccacccagccaagacgggcatttattactttgccgccgtcataatagcaatccgccatggaacaagcgccctgctcttaaagggaatgtgagatgacgctctgattggtttattgcacgttacgcccaaaccacacctagctacttcagaccaacccattttagatttgcgttgggcgcaagagtcatttatcccgccggtaaaatagcaacagcgcccgagatccgcccacaaagctacttgcgttttgcgtttcatacttgcgtttcagatcgttaaaatagggcccatagtgtCATCggtcatacagtatgttgtagcAATGTTGTAGTCTatgtccacgacgttccacgtccaatatgagttttctgttgcacgactaaaactacttttgaatgtacacatgttccaccaaatgAAATGTATAAACCTTTTTGGATAAAGACGTTTGAGTTTATTCATACAACTCAAGTTGAAGTTTGAATCTTTTGTTGACTTGGTTAAGTCTTGGTAAAGTCCATAAAtctaaaataaatcaaactgaatgtattgtatttattcTTAACTTTTAGTTCTCGCCCCTAAAGCACTGAACTGAGAGCCAGAGGTCCAGTGTCGCTgacaacaagttccttccagagtctattttgcagcggcaccgttgctccattcggtgcttagcgccactcaagacgattgtgattggtttaaagaaatgccaataaaccagagcatgtttttctctcatcccagaatgctgtgtggactagccagaccttcctctgcagcgctttggaggaaggtctggcaaagcgagactataacAATGGTAATCCATCTTTACCACATCCTTTGTCTGATGCTTTAAATATTAGATCGCAGCAACATAATTCCTCCATATTTATGTTAGCAGGCTAGCAGGTGTACCTAAAGTGGCAACTTAGtgtataggctatattttaATAAAGCACACACCCATACATCCAGACAGTTGTAATAAAAGCTTGaaaatgtttcctttttcaGTTCAGGTTTCAATGTTCTGTCTCCATACGTCTACCCCTAACAAATCTAATAAAGCAATTAACAGGGCTTTTAAGAAATTGTACTAATTAAATAAGCATGAAAATGTGAATGAGTCACAAAGCAAATTGGAGCATATGTTTGAGAAATGTTCAAgatttgtaaaatgtattaatcagcttgctgtgtgtttgttttaaaatcACACTGATGATGTTGATGAATGTCATGACACACGGTGCAGTAATACTTACATCCAATATCTGCCTCTTTTTTATTCACTACAGGCGTAGTTGATACATCGTAGGGACAATCTGAAAATTAAGAAGACGAAAGAAATACTTTGCATTATGCCAGCAGCCTATAccataatgtatttttgtggcATACAAAACATAGTTTTTGTTCAGAGGAAAAAGTTATAACATAAAGCTTACTACTTTAAGGCCTCATGCAATCAATCTCATGGTTTGCCAACAGTACATACTTTAGATAATTATGTATGTAAATATTGATTTTCTATCTTACCTGCTGTGCAGCCAACAAGCTGGCCAATAGCCTCATCAACTGCATGGAAGTCGATAACATATATTTCTTCTTGGCTGCTGTTGTTTGGGATCGCCAAAACCACGTCATGTGTAACACTAACACTGAGGCAGAAAGAATTTgttataaattatttttaaactaTGTATGCTACCATTGTTTAcctgtatatttgtatatacaTAGCAAATGTCACATAGCATGTCCGTATAGATTAAGTCATTGTTTTGCAATCCCAAAAatgaacgtcaaggatatagcaTCACGCAGGAGAAACAAAACAGGATACATGAAAGCATGAAACATAGACATGGATAGAACAAGGAAAAACAGAGaatgcaaaaaacacacaaccatGAGCAAACAACAGGGAAACATTAGCACAAAAACAGGCTGACAAGGATAGATGTGCTGGGCAGGacaacagagacacatgagGTAATCACAAGAACAAAGAATTAAAAAACTGTCaaatggtaaaataaaataaagtaaaagtcCAAAGGCCAACTGGCCTAGAGCAAAACTAGTGAAAAAAGGTGAACATCTGATGACAAATGGAGATAAAAGTATTGGCAGGCTACTTTAAAGAGGTGTTGCTAGCTTGTCTATTGACCTCTATTTAGTTTTCTCACTCTCAAAACTAATGAAGcctattttaacttttttgtttgaatgtttttaactGCTTTTTTAGTGTTTGAACTGCCTTGTTGATGAAATGTGTGGCTTAAATAAAACGGCCTGTATTAGTTTTTCTTCTACTTAGAATATATTATTTCTTACATAAGAGATACACTTTTAGATATTATCTCCATGTGTGAGATGACATCCGCAAAGTAAATATAACTGTCAAATACAGTGTAGTGGAGTAaatagtacaatatttgcctctgcgATGGGGTGGgctataaagtagcataaaatataaaatactcaattaaagaacaagtacctcaaaattgtataggacagtacttaagtaaatgtacttagttacattccagcacTGATCAGAACTGTTTACTGGTGCGGGCGGTAGTACAACACACACCGGAGATGTTACATATTagcaaacacaaacatttcaaGCATCAGCTAAGTAACTTTTGGACACTTTTGTTCCTTGAAATAAACTGATCCGAAATAGCTagatgatagaaaatgatgcgTGTACTCTAGCAGTTACGCAAATATGTAATGACAGGTGTATTGCTCATGACCCCAAAAAGTGCAATGTAGAGTGCAAAGTTGTTTGGATGAGCGAGAAAGCTGTACACAGCAATTCAataggccaagcaatcggcccttTCAGAATAGGCATGTTTTCAACTGGAACTGCACTAGTCCTTTTAAGGGTGAGATCAAACTGTCTCCTAAAAGTCATTGTGCAAGTGGAAAGTTTCCTTTCTGAAAATCCTTTTGCCAATTAACAAATCTTTCCATCTGAGGCTGCCAACATGCGAGAACAAGATTCCTGGTTCCCTAATCTATGCTGATATATTCAATGACTTTATGTGGACATTTTCAGTGGTGCAGTGCTCAAATTACCCTTTTGTTCTTGGTGTGATACTGTAGACAGCCATGGCTTCAATTGATAATCTCatctgaaaaataaagatgaAACAATTGTTAATATCATATCTCTGATTCAATAATCAGAAAGGGGTTTGAATGGCTTTACCTCTTCCACAGTGTTAACTGAGAATCTGACCGTAGGGGGTCCACGGCTAAGAGAAAACAATAAGAGAGAAACTGTTGTATCACAAGCACTTAGAATTTAACAACCCTgttatattaaaacattttgtacAAACAAAATGTCTATTTCGGTGTTTAACAATGTAAAGCAGAATACAATGATGACTCCATGTTTTGAATAAATCACAGGTACATTACCTGACACTAGTTACCACCACTTCTTTAAAGTTTGGTATCTTCTTTGCTTTGTAATATCTTTCCATCTGAAATAGTCACACATTAGTCATATGAGATCATTTATCCTACTCAACATATCCTACTCTACATAAATTGTGTCAGTGCTGTTTGGAGTAGTATAAAACCCCAAAGTGGCctttttcattttggttttaatAATCCTTTACTATGATGTATTATCTCCTATCTTTGTCAATTCCCAAAAGCTAAAATCCAACTGTTTTGACTTATACTATTATCACTAAAATCTGAATTTTTGGACTTTCCGGAAAAGGTTATTTTAGAAACTTTTATGCATCACTAGCCTTGCCATTGTTTCAGCATGTTGCAATGGTTGCATCATATGGTTAGTTAATGTTCTGGCTACATGGCATACTCATTTTAGGTCATTAAAGTTGAGCTGAACATGTGTATCCAGAGAACAGTTTTGCAGACATATGACTGCTTGTTCAGCTAGTACGTTGGATAAATGCAGTATTGCCTCTCGTCTTTTCTCCAGTCACCACACAAGTAGTGGTGTAAAATCCTAAATGTTAATGTAAAGTCCtcaattttataaaaacaaatgcaaatagaTGTGTTCAGTACCTACATGGCTATAAAACAGCATAACTCATCCATTTTTCCATTTACCTGGTTGATGAAGTTTCCAACAAAGTCTCTGTATTCAGGGGAATTTTTGTCTTCATATTTGTCTTTAAATTCCTGATTGATCACCACATTAACAATAACTGGCCTGTCGACGGTAACTGGCACAATAGTTGGTGGAAGAGATGTAGGTTTGGTAGATTGTGTGGTTGGTTGTGTAGTTGGTAAAGTAGTGGGTTGTTCGGTAGATAGGTCAGTTGGTGTTACAGTTGGTGTTTTGGTTGGTGTTTTGGTTGATTCAGATACTAAGGTGGTACCGGCAGGCTCAGATGTTGCTGTATCAGTAGAACCTGTAGGTTCATTTGGCGATGTGGTCTCTGCAGTCTGCGATGATACTGAAACAGTTGAACTGGTTGATTCAGATACTAAGGTGGTACCGGTACGTTCGGATGTTACTGTATCTGTAGAACCTGTAGATTCAGTTGGCAAAGTGTTCTCTGCAGTCTGTGATGTTACTGACTCAGTTGGACCTGTTGATTCAGATACTGAGGTGGAACCAGCAGGATCAGATGTTACTGAATCAGTTGAACTGGTTGATTCAGATGTTGACATGGTACCAGCAGGCTCAGATGTTGCTGTATCAGTAGAACCTGTAGGTTCATTTGGTGATGTGGACTCTGCAGTCTGTGATGTTACTGACTCAGTTGGACCTGTTGATTCAGATATTGACGTGGTACCAGCAGGCTCAGATGTTGCTGTATCAGTATAACCTGTAGGTTCATTTGGCAATGTGGTCTCTGCAGTCTGTGATGTTACTGACTCAGTTGGAACTGTTGATTCAGATACTAAGGTGGAACCAGCAGTCTGAGATGTTGCTGTATCAGTAGAACCTGTAGGTTCATTTGTCAATGTGGTCTCTGCAGTCTGTGATGTTACTGACTCAGTTGGAACTGTTGATTCAGATACTGAGGTGGAACCAGCAGGCTCAGATGTTGCTGTATCAGTAGAACCTGTAGGTTCATTTGTCAATGTGGTCTCTTCAGTCTGTGATGTTACAGACTCAGTTGGAACTGTTGATTCAGATACTGAGGTGGAACCAGCAGGCTCAGTTGTTGCTGTATCAGTAGAACCTGTAGGTTCATTTGTCAATGTGGTCTCTGCAGTCTGTGATGTTACCGACTCAGTTGGAACTGTTGATTCAGATACTGAGGTGGAACCAACAGGCTCAGATGTTGCTGTATCAGTAGAACCTGTAGGTTCATTTGTCAGTGTGGTCTCTGCAGTCTGTGATGTTACCGACTCAGTTCGAACTGTTGATTCAGATACTGAGGTGGAACCAGCAGGCTCAGATGTTGCTGAATCAGTAGAACCTGTAGGTTCATTTGTCAGTGTGGTCTCTGCAGTCTCTGATGTTACCGACTCAGTTGGAACTGTTGATTTGGATACCACGGTGGAACCAGCAGGCTCAGATGTTGCTGTATCAGTAGAACCTGTAGGTTCATTTGTCAATGTGGTCTCTGCAGTCTCTGATGTTACAGACTCAGTTGGAACTGTTGATTCAGATACTGAGGTGGAACCAGCAGGCTCAGATGTTGCTGTATCAGTAGAACCTGTAGGTTCATTTTTCAATGTGGTCTCTTCAGTCTGTGATGTTACAGACTCAGTTGGAACTGTTGATTCAGATACTGAGGTGGAACCAGCAGGCTCAGATGTTGCTGTATCAGTAGAACCTGTAGGTTCATTTCTAAATGTGGTCTCTGCAGTCTGTGATGTTACCGACTCAGTTGGAACTGTTGATTCGGATACTGAGGTGGAACCAGCAGGCTCAGTTGTTGCTGTATCAGTAGAACCTGTAGGTTCATTTGTCAATGTGGTCTCTGCAGTCTCTGACGTTACCGACTCAGTTGGAACTGTTGATTCAGATACTGAGGTGGAACCAGCAGGCTCAGATGTTGCTGAATCAGTAGAACCTGTAGGTTCATTTGTCAATGTGGTCTCTGCAGTCTCTGATGTTACCGACTCAGTTGGAACTGTTGATTTGGATACCACGGTGGAACCAGCAGGCTCAGATGTTGCTGTATCAGTAGAACCTGTAGGTTCATTTGTCAATGTGGTCTCTGCAGTCTCTGATGTTACAGACTCAGTTGGAACTGTTGATTCAGATACTGAGGTGGAACCAGCAGGCTCAGATGTTGCTGTATCAGTAGAACCTGTAGGTTCATTTGTCAATGTGGTCTCTTCAGTCTGTGATGTTACCGACTCAGTTGGAACTGTTGATTCAGATACTGAGGTGGAACCAGCAGGCTCAGATGTTGCTGAATCAGTAGAACCTGTAGGTTCATTTGTCAGTGTGGTCTCTGCAGTCTCTGATGTTACCGACTCAGTTGGAACTGTTGACTCGGATACCACGGTGGAACCAGCAGGCTCAGATGTTGCTGTATCAGTAGAACCTGTAGGTTCATTTGTCAATGTGGTCTCTGCAGTCTGTGATGTTACCGACTCAGTTGGAACTGTTGATTCGGATACCGCGGTGGAACCAGCAGGCTCAGATGTTGCTGTATCAGTAGAACCTGTAGGTTCATTTGTCAATGTGGTCTCTGCAGTCTGTGATGTTACCGACTCAGTTGGGACTGTTGATTCGGATACTGAGGTGGAACCAGCAGGCTCAGTTGTTGCTGTATCAGTAGAACCTGTAGGTTCATTTGTCAATGTGGTCTCTGAAGTCTGTGATGTTACCGACTCAGTTGGAACTGTTGATTCAGATACTGAGGTGGAACCAACAGGCTCAGATGTTGTTGTATCAGTAGAACCTGTAGGTTCATTTGTCAGTGTGGTCTCTGCAGTCTGTGATGTTACCGACTCAGTTCGAACTGTTGATTCAGATACTGAGGTGGAACCAGCAGGCTCAGATGTTGCTGAATCAGTAGAACCTGTAGGTTCATTTGTCAGTGTGGTCTCTGCAGTCTCTGATGTTACCGACTCAGTTGGAACTGTTGATTCGGATACCACGGTGGAACCAGCAGGCTCAGATGTTGCTGTATCAGTAGAACCTGTAGGTTCATTTGTCAATGTGGTCTCTACAGTCTGTGATGTTACAGACTCAGTTGGAACTGTTGATTCAGATAATGAGGTGGAACCAGCAGGCTCAGATGTTGCTGTATCAGTAGAACCTGTAGGTTCATTTGTCAATGTGGTCTCTTCAGTCTGTGATGTTACAGACTCAGTTGGAACTGTTGATTCAGATACTGAGGTGGAACCATGAGGCTCAGATGTTGCTGTATCAGTAGAACCTGTAGGTTCATTTGTCAATGTGGTCTCTGCAGTCTGTGATGTAACCGACTCAGTTGGAACTGTTGATTTGGATACCAGGGTGGAACCAGCAGGCTCAGATGTTGCTGTATCAGTAGAACCTGTAGGTTCATTTGTCAATGTGGTCTCTGCAGTCTGTGATGTTACCGACTCAGTTGGAACTGTTGATTCAGATACTGAGGTGGAACCAGCAGGCTCAGATGTTGCTGTATCAGTAGAACCTGTAGGTTCATTTTTCAATGTGGTCTCTGCAGTCTGTGATGTTACAGACTCAGTTGGAACTGTTGATTCAGATACTGAGGTGGAACCAGCAGGCTCAGATGTTGCTGTATCAGTAGAACCTGTAGGTTCATTTGTCAGTGTGGTCTCTGCAGTCTGTGATGTTACCGACTCAGTTGGAACTGTTGATTCAGATACTGAGGTGGAACCAGCAGGCTCAGATGTTGCTGCATCAGTATAACCTGTAGGTTCATTTGTCAATGTGGTCTCTGCAGTCTGTGATGTTACAGGCTCAGTTGGAACTGTTGATTCAGATACTGAGGTGGAACCAGCAGGCTCAGATGTTGCTGTATCAGTAGATCCTGTAGGTTCATTTGTCAATGTGGTCTCTGCAGTCTGTGATGTTACAGGCTCAGTTGGAACTGTTGATTCAGATACTGAGGTGGAACCAGCAGGCTCAGATGTTGCTGAATCAGTAGAACCTGTAGGTTCATTTGTCAGTGTGGTCTCTGCAGTCTCTGATGTTACCGACTCAGTTGGAACTGTTGACTCGGATACCACGGTGGACCCAGCAGGCTCAGATGTTGC
It encodes the following:
- the LOC120573619 gene encoding serine-rich adhesin for platelets-like isoform X2; the protein is MVSESTVPTESVTSQTAETTLTNEPTGSTDSATSEPAGSTSVSESTVPNESVTSQTADTTLTNEPTGSTDSAISEPAGSTSVSESTVPTEPVTSQTAETTLTNEPTGPTDTATSEPAGSTSVSESTVPTESVTSQTSETTLTNEPTGSTDTATSEPAGSTSVSESTVPTESVTSPIAETTLTNEPTGSTDTATSEPAGSTSVSESTVPTESVTSQTAETTLTNEPTGSTDTATSEPSGSTSVSESTVPTESVTSQTAETTLTNEPTGSTDTATSEPAVSTLVSESTVPTESVTSQTAETTLKNEPTGYTDKTTSEPAGSTSVSESTVPTESVTSETAETTLTNEPTGSTDTATSEPAGSTLVSESTVPTESVTSQTAETTLTNEPTGSTDSATSEPAGSTAVSESTVPTESVTSQTAETTLTNEPTGSTDSATSEPAGSTSVSESTVPNESVTSQTADTTLTNEPTGSTDSAISEPAGSTSVSESTVPTEPVTSQTAETTLTNEPTGPTDTATSEPAGSTSVSESTVPTVSVTSQTSETTLTNEPTGSTDTATTEPAGFTSVSESTVPSESVTSQTAETTLTNEPTGSTDTATSEPAGSTSVSEPTVPTESVTSQTAETTLKNEPTDSTDTATSEPAGSTSVSEPTVPTESVTSQTAETTLKNEPTGSTDTATSEPAGSTSVSESTVPTESVTSQTAETTLTNEPTGSTDTATSEPAGSTVVSESTVPTESVTSETAETTLTNEPTGSTDSATSEPAGSTSVSESTVPTEPVTSQTAETTLTNEPTGSTDTATTEPAGFTSVSESTVPTELVTSQTAETTLTNEPTGSTDTATSEPAGSTSVSEPTVPNESVTSQTAETTLKNEPTDSTDTATSEPAGSTSVSEPTVPTESVTSQTAETTLKNEPTDSTDTATSEPAGSTLVSESTVPTESVTSQTAETTLTNEPTGSTDTATSEPAGSTSVSESTVPTESVTSQTAETTLTNEPTGSTDTATSEPAGSTVVSESTVPTESVTSETAETTLTNEPTGSTDSATSEPAGSTSVSESTVPTEPVTSQTAETTLTNEPTGSTDTATSEPAGSTSVSESTVPTEPVTSQTAETTLTNEPTGYTDAATSEPAGSTSVSESTVPTESVTSQTAETTLTNEPTGSTDTATSEPAGSTSVSESTVPTESVTSQTAETTLKNEPTGSTDTATSEPAGSTSVSESTVPTESVTSQTAETTLTNEPTGSTDTATSEPAGSTLVSKSTVPTESVTSQTAETTLTNEPTGSTDTATSEPHGSTSVSESTVPTESVTSQTEETTLTNEPTGSTDTATSEPAGSTSLSESTVPTESVTSQTVETTLTNEPTGSTDTATSEPAGSTVVSESTVPTESVTSETAETTLTNEPTGSTDSATSEPAGSTSVSESTVRTESVTSQTAETTLTNEPTGSTDTTTSEPVGSTSVSESTVPTESVTSQTSETTLTNEPTGSTDTATTEPAGSTSVSESTVPTESVTSQTAETTLTNEPTGSTDTATSEPAGSTAVSESTVPTESVTSQTAETTLTNEPTGSTDTATSEPAGSTVVSESTVPTESVTSETAETTLTNEPTGSTDSATSEPAGSTSVSESTVPTESVTSQTEETTLTNEPTGSTDTATSEPAGSTSVSESTVPTESVTSETAETTLTNEPTGSTDTATSEPAGSTVVSKSTVPTESVTSETAETTLTNEPTGSTDSATSEPAGSTSVSESTVPTESVTSETAETTLTNEPTGSTDTATTEPAGSTSVSESTVPTESVTSQTAETTFRNEPTGSTDTATSEPAGSTSVSESTVPTESVTSQTEETTLKNEPTGSTDTATSEPAGSTSVSESTVPTESVTSETAETTLTNEPTGSTDTATSEPAGSTVVSKSTVPTESVTSETAETTLTNEPTGSTDSATSEPAGSTSVSESTVRTESVTSQTAETTLTNEPTGSTDTATSEPVGSTSVSESTVPTESVTSQTAETTLTNEPTGSTDTATTEPAGSTSVSESTVPTESVTSQTEETTLTNEPTGSTDTATSEPAGSTSVSESTVPTESVTSQTAETTLTNEPTGSTDTATSQTAGSTLVSESTVPTESVTSQTAETTLPNEPTGYTDTATSEPAGTTSISESTGPTESVTSQTAESTSPNEPTGSTDTATSEPAGTMSTSESTSSTDSVTSDPAGSTSVSESTGPTESVTSQTAENTLPTESTGSTDTVTSERTGTTLVSESTSSTVSVSSQTAETTSPNEPTGSTDTATSEPAGTTLVSESTKTPTKTPTVTPTDLSTEQPTTLPTTQPTTQSTKPTSLPPTIVPVTVDRPVIVNVVINQEFKDKYEDKNSPEYRDFVGNFINQMERYYKAKKIPNFKEVVVTSVSRGPPTVRFSVNTVEEMRLSIEAMAVYSITPRTKGVSVTHDVVLAIPNNSSQEEIYVIDFHAVDEAIGQLVGCTADCPYDVSTTPVVNKKEADIGSVCKSVVGDSDAVEYYKPVLVDGAITCVTVCNSLHPRPKTCYNKGICRLFSSTGPLCQCLNVDSTWYLGNDCSYPIVRTAFYIGLSVTLACLLVSLGVLTAYLMISKRKESLNKDIKNKQVNQWMAEDFEWSRANSVTGTYDAGGLGNPAFAPEASAVHRDVYVHPAPVYQLTQPSLDTDSRQWSPLAHSHNAPSFDAGFSWSDSIPHRVIPTNPMIINRPQIVKRSTSFDA